A genomic stretch from Limnobacter thiooxidans includes:
- a CDS encoding penicillin acylase family protein produces MLKSLGPSKNPVLRKLARGLARLSSRMGWLSVRYPTYTLEDRLAQFKALNLAFDPGTSIRFNDFFVPYIESSTDRGGAYALGCITEFQRGPQLQFLKRLAQGRLSEMGGSGFVDMDHLIRLLDFGRAAPEIWASMPQASKEWVEGFVAGLNAVQAKRGRGVDEKFLAIRPEPYTPLDILLFGRLAGADVNWPIYFSLIEHRLSGDFVHWWNLLRRVGAGVSTSFESPPSHRPSVAQQIGDFLTSISRSGSNSIVLHGTRTQSGRPLMVNDPHLGQHLPNVWMMVGLRTPSYRCVGLMFPGVPILGLGRNTNLAWGGTNLRAASSDLVRLGSQTEALTTPQISRIRVRFSWARQRKLRYSPHGPVLTDCPALGRLCGPDHLALRWAGHWPTDEITSFLSAMKADTVAELQAAMAGVGVTPLNVLGADTQGNIGHVLAATLPKRPGFPEDDWVLPEDTAQAHWSIQVCAKDFPSVINPAAGFIVSANNRPSEVTGLGFLFNGDDRVMRARTLFNAQHRFCPKTLLELQLDVTSPLAARLSRELADFCRAWISTSEQQVFCNSIDLWQGAYTADSFSALQFEFLLTALVRELSAVRHAGRMPGLMDQWAYLTDCLMEDLEALSDAQKKSVIPRSVDEANRLAQHWQLWGNLHKIRLRHVLGHVPLLGKLFSSKSFPAAGSRETLMKNAHSLIRGFDETSYGSQSRHLSDLSDPDENYFVLLGGQDGWVGSQLMSDQIPLWRTRQSIQMPLSATRIQQLFHHRVGGLE; encoded by the coding sequence TTGCTCAAATCCCTTGGCCCCTCAAAAAACCCGGTTTTGCGCAAACTGGCGCGGGGATTGGCTCGCCTTTCAAGCCGCATGGGCTGGTTGTCTGTCCGTTACCCCACCTACACTCTCGAAGACCGCCTTGCACAATTCAAGGCACTTAATTTGGCCTTTGACCCAGGCACCAGCATACGTTTCAACGACTTTTTTGTCCCGTACATCGAATCATCCACCGACCGTGGCGGGGCTTATGCGCTGGGTTGTATCACTGAGTTTCAGCGTGGTCCCCAACTGCAATTTCTCAAGCGCCTTGCACAAGGCCGCCTGTCTGAAATGGGGGGCAGTGGCTTCGTGGACATGGACCACCTGATCCGTTTGCTTGATTTTGGCCGCGCTGCGCCTGAAATTTGGGCTTCCATGCCGCAGGCCAGCAAAGAGTGGGTTGAGGGTTTTGTGGCTGGTTTGAACGCTGTGCAGGCCAAGCGGGGCAGGGGGGTCGATGAAAAGTTTCTGGCCATTCGACCTGAACCTTACACCCCCTTGGATATTTTGCTGTTCGGCCGCCTGGCGGGCGCCGATGTCAATTGGCCTATTTATTTTTCACTCATCGAGCACCGGCTATCCGGCGACTTCGTGCATTGGTGGAACCTCTTGCGACGTGTGGGCGCCGGGGTCTCCACCAGTTTTGAATCTCCCCCTTCACACCGGCCCAGCGTGGCCCAACAAATCGGCGATTTTCTGACCAGTATTTCTCGATCAGGCAGCAATTCGATTGTGTTGCACGGCACCCGGACACAAAGCGGCCGCCCTTTGATGGTCAACGACCCTCACCTTGGTCAGCACTTGCCCAATGTGTGGATGATGGTGGGGCTGCGCACGCCAAGCTATCGCTGCGTGGGGTTGATGTTTCCGGGCGTTCCCATCTTGGGCTTGGGAAGAAACACCAATCTGGCCTGGGGCGGAACCAACTTGCGTGCTGCGTCTTCAGACCTGGTGCGCCTGGGGTCCCAAACCGAAGCACTGACCACACCACAAATTTCCAGAATCCGTGTACGGTTTTCATGGGCCCGGCAGCGCAAACTGCGCTATTCCCCGCATGGCCCGGTGTTGACCGATTGCCCTGCTTTGGGTCGCTTGTGTGGGCCAGACCACCTTGCCTTGCGGTGGGCCGGGCATTGGCCCACCGATGAAATCACCAGCTTTTTAAGCGCCATGAAGGCGGATACAGTTGCTGAATTGCAGGCCGCCATGGCAGGGGTTGGAGTAACACCCCTGAACGTGCTGGGGGCGGACACCCAAGGCAATATTGGTCACGTGTTGGCCGCCACTTTGCCCAAACGTCCAGGGTTTCCAGAGGACGATTGGGTACTGCCCGAGGACACTGCCCAAGCTCATTGGTCTATTCAGGTGTGTGCCAAAGATTTTCCCAGTGTCATCAACCCCGCGGCCGGTTTCATTGTGTCGGCCAACAACAGGCCATCTGAAGTTACCGGCCTGGGTTTCCTGTTCAATGGGGATGATCGGGTGATGCGGGCCCGAACCCTGTTCAACGCCCAGCACCGTTTCTGCCCCAAAACCTTGCTTGAGTTGCAATTGGATGTCACCTCCCCCTTGGCTGCCCGGCTGTCCAGGGAATTGGCTGATTTTTGTCGCGCCTGGATTTCCACCAGCGAGCAGCAGGTCTTTTGCAATTCAATCGACTTGTGGCAGGGCGCTTATACCGCCGATAGCTTTTCAGCGCTTCAATTCGAGTTTTTATTGACCGCCTTGGTGCGTGAGTTGTCAGCTGTGCGTCACGCGGGGCGAATGCCTGGTTTGATGGACCAATGGGCTTATTTGACAGACTGCCTGATGGAAGACCTGGAGGCTTTGTCGGATGCCCAGAAAAAATCAGTCATACCCCGTTCTGTTGATGAAGCCAACCGGCTGGCCCAGCATTGGCAGCTGTGGGGCAATTTGCACAAAATCCGCTTGCGCCATGTGCTGGGTCATGTGCCACTGCTGGGCAAGTTGTTCTCCTCGAAATCATTCCCTGCCGCAGGTTCGAGAGAAACTTTGATGAAGAATGCCCACAGCCTGATTCGCGGTTTTGATGAAACCAGCTACGGTTCCCAAAGCCGCCATCTTTCCGATTTGTCGGACCCTGATGAAAACTACTTTGTGCTGCTCGGTGGCCAGGACGGCTGGGTAGGCAGCCAACTGATGAGCGATCAAATTCCCTTGTGGCGAACACGCCAAAGCATCCAGATGCCATTGAGTGCCACACGCATTCAACAGTTGTTTCACCATCGCGTTGGCGGGTTAGAATAA
- a CDS encoding ParA family protein: MKTTIISSRKGGAGKTTLSLNLATLACQQGKKKVALLDLDPQGSSRFWDSLRVADYPDVRKVGVNDLLIELSELEESGYDFVFIDMPPTEKKWIKDAMTHADLVLIPTKASPLDIHSASSSLEWASDAGTKVSWVINGASVLSSTPEIVFEQLKATAKVCKTIVHERNDFVISVGLGKSVTEFAPNSKAAAEIDSLWREVRSMLGRT, from the coding sequence ATGAAGACCACCATCATCAGCAGCCGCAAAGGCGGTGCCGGTAAAACAACCTTGTCCCTCAATCTGGCCACGCTCGCCTGTCAGCAGGGCAAGAAGAAAGTTGCCTTGCTGGACCTGGATCCACAAGGCTCCAGCCGGTTCTGGGATTCCCTGCGGGTGGCAGACTATCCCGATGTGCGCAAGGTGGGTGTCAACGATTTGTTGATCGAGTTGTCCGAGCTTGAAGAGTCTGGGTATGACTTCGTATTCATCGACATGCCTCCCACCGAAAAGAAGTGGATCAAGGACGCCATGACCCACGCGGATCTGGTCCTGATTCCCACCAAGGCCAGCCCATTGGACATTCACAGCGCCAGCAGTTCACTGGAATGGGCTTCTGATGCAGGAACCAAGGTTTCTTGGGTCATCAATGGTGCGTCTGTGCTCAGCAGTACACCTGAAATTGTTTTCGAACAGTTGAAGGCTACAGCCAAGGTTTGCAAAACAATTGTTCACGAGCGCAACGATTTCGTCATCAGTGTGGGGCTGGGCAAATCGGTTACCGAGTTTGCACCCAATTCCAAGGCGGCAGCTGAAATAGACAGCCTGTGGCGAGAGGTTCGTAGCATGCTTGGGAGGACCTGA
- a CDS encoding ParA family protein, with protein MRRVVFNQKGGVGKSTITSNLAAISAHQGLKTLLIDLDPQGNSTQYILGRDAKPLDYTLADFFDQALNFKIRPKKSAEFVVPTGYDNLDLLASHPALEELQVKLESRYKIFKLREALDELGGQYDRVYIDTPPALNFFSRSALIAADSVLIPFDCDEFSRRALYNLMDALNEIRADHNPSLAVEGIVVNQFQPRASLPQKLVAELLEEGHPVLNTCLSSSVKIRESHEAAKPMIHFMPAHKLSLEFLAMHAEIEAAASKGKKKVA; from the coding sequence CACCAGCAACCTGGCTGCCATTTCTGCGCATCAGGGTTTGAAAACCCTGTTGATCGATCTGGACCCCCAAGGCAATTCCACCCAATACATCCTGGGGCGTGATGCAAAGCCGCTTGACTACACACTGGCTGATTTTTTCGATCAAGCCCTGAATTTCAAGATACGTCCGAAGAAAAGCGCTGAATTTGTGGTGCCCACTGGCTACGACAACCTGGATTTGCTGGCCAGCCACCCCGCCCTTGAAGAGTTGCAGGTCAAGCTGGAATCGCGTTACAAGATTTTCAAGCTGCGCGAAGCGCTGGATGAACTGGGCGGGCAATACGACCGGGTTTACATCGACACTCCACCTGCATTGAATTTCTTTTCCCGTTCCGCTTTGATAGCAGCCGACAGCGTGCTCATCCCATTCGATTGCGACGAGTTTTCCCGCCGCGCACTGTATAACCTGATGGACGCCCTGAACGAAATTCGTGCGGACCACAACCCTTCCCTTGCGGTTGAGGGCATCGTGGTCAATCAGTTTCAGCCCCGCGCCAGCCTGCCCCAGAAACTGGTGGCTGAGCTGTTGGAAGAAGGGCACCCGGTACTGAATACCTGTTTGTCGTCTTCCGTCAAAATCCGCGAAAGCCACGAAGCGGCCAAGCCCATGATCCACTTCATGCCGGCGCACAAGCTCAGTCTTGAGTTCCTCGCCATGCATGCCGAAATTGAGGCGGCTGCCAGCAAGGGCAAGAAAAAGGTCGCCTGA